The following proteins are co-located in the Limanda limanda chromosome 5, fLimLim1.1, whole genome shotgun sequence genome:
- the slc20a1a gene encoding sodium-dependent phosphate transporter 1-A, producing the protein MDTTTLATLAAAATVAVATQTDMSGYLWLVVVGFIIAFVLAFSVGANDVANSFGTAVGSGVVTLRQACILASIFETVGSVLLGAKVSETIRNGIIDVQMYNGSEHVLMAGSISAMFGSAVWQLAASFLKLPISGTHCIVGATIGFSMVARGHQGVKWMELLRIVSSWFLSPLLSGIMSGILFYFIRKFILNKADPVPNGLRALPVFYGITMGINLFSIMFTGAPMLGFDRVPWWGTLCISLGCACLTALIVWFVVCPRLKKKIKREMAPAPCQTPLMEKNSCKPAKAEQPSIPHEPQPQTPPPDTQMVAFKLGGSEDTDLDNNDMETKDLDLGGGLNGNFGPMVITDPHSGRSHTVHKDSGLYKDLLHKLHVAKVGDCIGDSDTEERPIRRNNSYTSYTMAIYGIQGEPKPKDLDGGLQRRPRVDSYSSYTSAVTCGSTVQEGNVAQEAGVVPAEEEDELEVDQPAVSLLFQFLQILTACFGSFAHGGNDVSNAIGPLVALWLLYDSGSVVSNTPTPIWLLLYGGVGIVAGLWVWGRRVIQTMGKDLTPITPSSGFSIELSSAITVVVASNIGLPISTTHCKVGSVVAVGWLRSRNAVDWRLFRNIFIAWFVTVPISGLISAAIMALFTYVIL; encoded by the exons ATGGATACAACTACACTAGCAACCCTGGCTGCTGCCGCCACTGTGGCTGTGGCCACGCAGACGGACATGTCAGGCTACCTGTGGCTCGTGGTGGTGGGCTTCATCATCGCCTTCGTCCTGGCTTTCTCCGTGGGGGCGAACGACGTGGCCAACTCCTTTGGTACGGCAGTGGGCTCCGGGGTGGTCACCCTGCGCCAGGCCTGCATCCTGGCCAGTATCTTTGAGACGGTGGGCTCAGTGCTGCTGGGGGCCAAAGTCAGCGAGACCATCCGGAATGGCATCATTGATGTGCAGATGTACAACGGCTCAGAGCATGTCCTGATGGCTGGATCTATAAGTGCAATGTTTG GCTCTGCTGTGTGGCAGCTGGCTGCTTCGTTCCTGAAGCTCCCCATTTCTGGAACCCACTGTATTGTTGGAGCTACAATTGGTTTCTCCATGGTGGCCAGAGGTCACCAAGGGGTCAAATGGATGGAGTTACTGCGCATTG TGTCGTCCTGGTTCCTGTCCCCTCTGCTGTCGGGCATCATGTCGGGAATCCTCTTCTACTTCATTCGCAAATTCATTCTGAACAAG GCCGACCCTGTACCAAACGGCCTCAGAGCTCTCCCCGTCTTCTACGGCATCACCATGGGCATCAACCTGTTCTCCATCATGTTCACTGGAGCACCAA TGCTGGGTTTTGACAGAGTGCCATGGTGGGGCACACTGTGCATTTCGCTGGGCTGTGCCTGTCTCACTGCTTTGATCGTTTGGTTCGTCGTCTGTCCGCGCctcaagaagaaaatcaaac GAGAAATGGCTCCTGCTCCATGTCAAACTCCACTAATGGAGAAGAACTCCTGCAAACCTGCAAAAGCAGAGCAGCCGTCAATCCCACACGAGCCTCAACCCCAGACCCCCCCACCAGACACTCAAATGGTGGCGTTCAAACTTGGAGGTTCAGAGGATACTGATCTGGACAACAATGACATGGAAACCAAAGACCTGGATCTCGGCGGGG GTCTGAACGGCAACTTTGGCCCCATGGTGATCACTGATCCTCACAGCGGACGCTCTCACACTGTCCACAAGGACTCGGGCCTGTACAAAGACCTGCTCCACAAGCTCCACGTCGCCAAAGTGGGTGACTGCATCGGTGACAGTGACACAGAGGAGCGGCCCATCAGGAGGAACAACAGCTACACCTCTTACACCATGGCCATCTACGGCATCCAAGGAGAGCCTAAACCCAAGGACCTGGACGGCGGGCTTCAGAGAAGGCCGAGGGTGGACAGCTACAGCAGCTACACCTCAGCAGTGACCTGCGGGAGCACAGTGCAGGAAGGGAATGTGGCCCAGGAGGCTGGCGTGGTccctgctgaggaggaggacgagctggAGGTCGACCAACCAGCTGTCTCGCTGCTCTTCCAGTTCCTGCAGATCCTCACCGCGTGCTTTGGCTCCTTTGCTCACGGAGGGAATGATGTCAG CAATGCCATCGGCCCATTGGTGGCTCTGTGGCTGCTGTATGACAGCGGCTCTGTGGTGTCCAACACCCCCACACCCATCTGGCTGCTTCTGTATGGAGGAGTGGGCATCGTCGCCGGTCTGTGGGTGTGGGGCCGCAGGGTGATCCAGACCATGGGCAAAGACCTTACCCCTATTACCCCCTCCAG TGGTTTCAGCATCGAACTATCTTCAGCGATCACGGTCGTTGTGGCCTCCAACATTGGTCTTCCCATCAGCACAACGCATTGCAAG GTGGGATCTGTGGTGGCCGTGGGATGGCTGCGCTCCAGGAACGCCGTGGACTGGCGTCTCTTCAGGAACATCTTCATCGCCTGGTTCGTCACGGTTCCTATCTCGGGCCTGATCAGCGCTGCCATCATGGCTCTCTTCACATATGTTATCCTGTGA